The Bacteroidota bacterium genome has a window encoding:
- the metG gene encoding methionine--tRNA ligase, which yields MPHHLITAALPYANGPVHIGHLAGAYLPADVYVRYLRAMGEDVVFICGSDEHGVPITLRARKEGVSPQQVVDKYHGIIRQSFADFGISFDIYDRTSSPIHHETASDFFKTLFGKGEFTEESSEQYYDEEAGLFLADRYITGTCPNCGNTNAYGDQCEKCGKSLSPRELINPHSQLSGKPPVLRQTKHWYLPLDRYQREWLEKWIDGHRDDWKPNVFGQCKSWLDQGLQPRAVTRDLDWGVPVPLPDSKGKVLYVWFDAPIGYISATKALFRQRGDANGWEKYWKSKDARLVHFIGKDNIVFHCIIFPAMLHAHGGYVLPENVPANEFLNLEGDKISTSRNWAVWLHEYLQDFPGKQDVLRYALCATAPETKDNDFTWKDFQARNNSELVAILGNFVNRTLVLTAKYYNGKVPAAHALSDEDRACLEAIQAAPGKLGDLIRRYKFREALFELMNLARLGNKYLADNEPWKKQATDPQRVETILHVSLRITAALARLMEPFLPFTSEKLHGMLNLVHAKWTAAWDETLLPVGHQLGEAGLLFEKIEDPAIETQVARLQASKAANEAASAAAPAVSPQKAPTSFDDFQKMDIRIGTILAAERVPKTEKLLKLTVDTGIDQRTVVSGIAAHYDPEKIVGQQVTILVNLEPRKIKGIESQGMILMAENAKGELAFLQPTKAVENGGTIS from the coding sequence ATGCCCCACCACCTCATCACCGCCGCCCTGCCCTATGCCAATGGTCCTGTTCACATCGGGCACCTGGCGGGGGCTTATTTGCCTGCCGACGTGTATGTGCGTTACCTGCGGGCCATGGGCGAGGATGTGGTGTTCATCTGCGGGTCCGACGAGCACGGCGTACCGATCACCCTGCGTGCGCGGAAGGAAGGCGTCTCGCCGCAACAGGTGGTGGACAAGTACCACGGCATCATCCGGCAGAGCTTTGCCGATTTCGGCATTTCGTTCGATATCTACGACCGTACCTCGTCTCCTATTCACCACGAGACGGCTTCGGATTTTTTCAAAACACTTTTCGGGAAAGGCGAATTCACCGAGGAGTCGAGCGAACAATACTACGACGAAGAAGCCGGCCTCTTCCTGGCCGACCGTTACATCACCGGCACCTGTCCGAATTGCGGCAACACCAATGCCTACGGTGACCAGTGCGAGAAATGCGGCAAGAGCCTTTCGCCCCGTGAGCTGATCAACCCGCATTCGCAGCTCAGCGGCAAGCCGCCGGTGTTGCGTCAGACCAAACACTGGTACCTGCCCCTCGACCGCTACCAGCGCGAATGGCTGGAAAAATGGATCGACGGCCACCGCGACGACTGGAAGCCGAACGTATTCGGTCAGTGCAAGTCCTGGCTCGACCAGGGGCTGCAACCGCGCGCGGTGACCCGCGACCTCGACTGGGGCGTTCCCGTTCCGCTGCCCGACAGCAAAGGCAAAGTGCTGTACGTCTGGTTCGACGCGCCGATCGGCTACATCTCCGCGACAAAGGCGCTCTTCCGCCAGCGCGGTGACGCGAACGGTTGGGAAAAGTACTGGAAGTCGAAAGACGCGCGGCTCGTGCATTTCATCGGCAAGGACAACATCGTTTTCCATTGCATCATCTTCCCGGCCATGCTGCACGCGCATGGTGGTTATGTATTGCCGGAGAACGTTCCGGCCAATGAGTTCCTGAACCTCGAAGGCGACAAGATCTCCACCTCCCGCAACTGGGCGGTGTGGCTGCACGAGTATCTGCAGGACTTCCCCGGCAAACAGGACGTGCTGCGCTACGCGCTTTGTGCCACGGCGCCGGAGACGAAAGACAACGATTTCACCTGGAAAGATTTCCAGGCACGCAACAACAGCGAGCTGGTCGCCATCCTCGGCAACTTCGTGAACCGCACGCTGGTGCTGACGGCCAAGTATTACAACGGAAAAGTTCCTGCCGCGCACGCGCTCAGCGATGAAGACCGCGCCTGCCTCGAAGCCATTCAGGCAGCGCCGGGCAAACTGGGCGATCTCATCCGTCGCTACAAATTCCGGGAAGCCCTGTTCGAGCTGATGAACCTCGCGCGACTCGGCAACAAGTACCTGGCCGACAACGAACCCTGGAAGAAGCAGGCGACCGATCCGCAACGTGTGGAAACCATTCTGCACGTCTCCCTGCGCATCACGGCCGCCCTCGCGCGTCTGATGGAGCCCTTCCTGCCGTTTACCAGTGAGAAACTGCACGGCATGCTGAACCTCGTGCATGCGAAATGGACGGCTGCCTGGGACGAGACTCTGTTGCCTGTTGGTCACCAACTCGGCGAAGCCGGCCTTTTGTTCGAGAAGATCGAAGACCCCGCCATCGAAACGCAGGTAGCACGTCTGCAGGCCAGCAAGGCGGCGAATGAAGCCGCCAGTGCAGCGGCACCGGCCGTGAGTCCGCAGAAAGCGCCGACCTCCTTCGATGACTTCCAAAAGATGGACATCCGCATCGGTACCATTCTCGCCGCGGAGCGCGTTCCGAAGACGGAGAAGCTGCTGAAGCTGACCGTGGACACCGGCATCGATCAGCGTACGGTGGTTTCCGGCATTGCCGCACACTACGATCCGGAAAAGATCGTGGGGCAGCAGGTGACCATCCTCGTGAACCTTGAGCCGCGCAAGATCAAGGGCATCGAATCGCAGGGCATGATCCTGATGGCCGAGAACGCGAAAGGAGAACTGGCGTTCCTGCAACCGACGAAAGCGGTGGAGAACGGCGGTACGATCTCCTGA
- a CDS encoding WG repeat-containing protein — MKKILSITLLLFRVVAAVAQTPLSFKDPLTGMYGFKDAQGKVIIPAVFRAVTQFNSDLSLAQEPTGGIAIPIKPSGFPLGNDYHIADAQKVLLGGLYGEHGGKTMEPKNPEAIPSTYNSILFSYVEPAKRMSVVKNSALSVNKNAKEGEVPVVVHKKSGLSYMHMYTFFDREEHSSIIANSSLFRMRIPIEFVSEKTDAPYGFGLEFQFWLDGSGECKDAQHIALIVRSDNTLQVFDKRIPYADNFVCGGWNCWNGKKKMEYQDIGNYKQVATYSTDKGKPVVLEVIRNREEFYIYLNDQLAYQSPIPACDFGYGDFPIPLFYNKGEFRFLPGTEYTIYRHKSR, encoded by the coding sequence ATGAAAAAAATTCTCTCCATCACCCTCTTGCTTTTCAGAGTTGTCGCCGCTGTTGCCCAAACGCCGCTATCTTTCAAGGATCCGTTGACGGGCATGTATGGTTTTAAAGACGCTCAGGGCAAAGTAATCATACCTGCTGTGTTCAGGGCAGTCACCCAGTTTAACAGCGACCTGTCCCTTGCGCAGGAACCAACCGGAGGAATCGCCATCCCGATTAAACCCAGTGGCTTCCCTTTAGGCAACGATTACCATATAGCAGATGCTCAGAAAGTACTGCTTGGTGGGCTATATGGAGAACACGGAGGCAAGACGATGGAACCGAAAAACCCGGAAGCCATCCCGTCAACCTATAACTCCATTCTTTTTAGCTATGTGGAACCCGCTAAGAGAATGTCCGTTGTCAAAAATTCAGCACTATCGGTCAACAAGAACGCGAAAGAAGGTGAAGTGCCTGTCGTTGTGCATAAAAAATCAGGACTGAGTTACATGCACATGTATACTTTTTTCGATCGCGAAGAACATTCAAGCATCATTGCCAATTCCTCCCTTTTCAGAATGCGGATTCCGATAGAATTCGTGTCTGAAAAGACCGATGCACCGTACGGCTTTGGACTGGAGTTTCAGTTCTGGCTCGACGGGAGTGGCGAATGCAAGGACGCGCAGCACATCGCCCTGATTGTGAGGAGCGATAACACCCTCCAGGTCTTTGACAAGCGAATTCCTTATGCAGACAACTTTGTTTGCGGTGGATGGAATTGCTGGAACGGAAAGAAAAAGATGGAATATCAAGATATCGGAAACTACAAACAAGTTGCGACTTATTCGACTGACAAAGGCAAACCTGTTGTGCTTGAAGTGATCAGAAACCGTGAAGAATTTTACATCTACCTGAACGACCAGTTAGCTTACCAATCACCCATACCCGCTTGCGATTTCGGGTATGGGGATTTCCCAATCCCGCTATTTTACAATAAAGGGGAGTTTCGGTTTTTACCCGGTACAGAATATACAATTTACAGACATAAAAGCCGCTAG
- a CDS encoding DsbA family protein has product MKVEIWSDVQCPFCYIGKRHFEQAMAQFANAGQIEVEWHSFQLDPELPKPASHLNIYQYLGVGVVDVAPGCGEGVRLDLFHCSPTLFLSLALKSPHKENPV; this is encoded by the coding sequence ATAAAAGTGGAGATCTGGTCGGACGTGCAATGTCCGTTCTGCTACATCGGCAAACGGCATTTCGAGCAGGCGATGGCACAGTTCGCAAATGCCGGACAGATCGAAGTGGAGTGGCACAGCTTCCAGCTCGATCCGGAACTGCCCAAGCCGGCGAGCCACCTGAACATTTACCAGTACCTGGGGGTCGGTGTGGTTGATGTGGCGCCTGGATGCGGGGAAGGTGTGAGATTAGATTTATTTCACTGCTCACCCACACTGTTTCTTAGTCTTGCACTTAAATCTCCCCACAAAGAAAATCCAGTGTAA
- a CDS encoding DUF2490 domain-containing protein → MLSEGRFLSTRARSNRIVWFVLLFQVATSIVSQAATNRIRTAHSIGWYNTFLTFRLSDKSSIQAEYQWRREEWISNWQQSLLRIGYHVQLHPRVTARLGYGWIETFPYGDIPLNGFGKQFTEHRLFQAIVLQDEVKRLSISQRWMLEERWLGRYASAASTKEEGFDLLGRIRYQVRLQHPICKPGDGQGHFYIATYDELFIGFGKNVKENVFDQNRLAGLIGFQSRSSFRVEAGFLQQLLQLGREVNGKNVFQYNNGVTVNLYYMLDLRKRN, encoded by the coding sequence ATGCTTTCCGAAGGACGATTCCTTTCAACCCGCGCACGGTCTAACAGGATCGTGTGGTTCGTGCTGCTGTTTCAAGTAGCGACCAGCATCGTTTCGCAGGCGGCGACCAATCGCATCCGGACAGCGCACAGCATCGGCTGGTACAACACTTTTCTCACGTTTCGCCTTTCCGACAAGAGCAGCATCCAGGCGGAGTACCAATGGCGGCGGGAGGAATGGATCTCCAACTGGCAACAGAGCCTGTTGCGGATCGGGTATCATGTGCAGTTGCATCCGCGCGTGACAGCGCGCCTGGGTTACGGTTGGATCGAGACCTTTCCCTACGGTGACATCCCGCTGAATGGTTTTGGAAAGCAGTTCACCGAGCACCGCCTGTTCCAGGCCATCGTGCTGCAAGACGAAGTAAAGCGCTTGTCGATCTCCCAACGCTGGATGCTGGAAGAACGCTGGCTGGGACGGTATGCCAGTGCCGCGTCCACGAAGGAGGAAGGCTTCGACCTGCTCGGGCGCATTCGCTATCAGGTTCGCTTACAACATCCGATCTGCAAGCCCGGCGACGGCCAGGGCCATTTCTACATCGCCACCTACGACGAACTCTTCATCGGCTTTGGCAAGAACGTGAAAGAAAACGTGTTCGATCAGAACCGCCTCGCGGGTTTGATCGGCTTTCAGTCACGTTCATCGTTCCGCGTCGAGGCGGGATTCCTGCAGCAATTGCTGCAACTGGGAAGGGAAGTGAACGGTAAGAATGTGTTTCAGTACAACAATGGGGTTACGGTGAACCTGTATTACATGCTGGATCTGCGGAAGCGAAACTGA
- a CDS encoding NAD(P)/FAD-dependent oxidoreductase has translation MAEKSQIFDVFKKSPDKERVLILGGGFAGIETALRLDTRRFEVLLLDRHNYFTFQPLLYQVATGGLEPDSIAYPLRQIVRRNRGVLFRVAEIESLDPIARQVVTSIGTLPYDHAVIATGSMTNFFGDQQLQQHALSLKQVRDALDMRSFILQNFEEALLEKDPAQRASRMNFVIVGAGPTGVEIAGALAELKRHVLPHDYPELDFADMHITLVESSEHVLNGMSDKTYANARAQLEALGVQLRLGVRLSSYDGMVAKLNDGTEIRTSALLWTAGVKGAVIAGIPEQGLERGNRIRVDSFNRVAGADGLYAIGDVAAMTEGGSAPHPMLGPVAMQQGKLLAKNLNRPKGQAWQPFVYKDRGTMATIGRSKAVAELAGGIRLKGFPAWMAWLFIHLVLLVGFRNRVVVFFNWIWNYFSYDRAIRLIIRPYKGRTNNS, from the coding sequence ATGGCTGAAAAAAGCCAAATTTTCGATGTTTTTAAAAAGTCGCCCGACAAGGAACGGGTGCTGATCCTGGGCGGTGGTTTCGCGGGCATCGAAACGGCGCTCCGGCTCGATACCCGAAGGTTCGAAGTCCTCCTGTTGGACCGACACAACTATTTCACCTTCCAGCCTTTGCTCTATCAGGTCGCCACGGGCGGACTGGAACCCGATTCGATCGCGTATCCTTTGCGGCAGATCGTTCGCCGGAACAGGGGTGTGCTGTTTCGCGTGGCGGAGATCGAATCCCTGGATCCGATCGCCAGACAAGTGGTGACGTCCATCGGGACCTTACCCTACGACCATGCCGTGATCGCGACCGGCTCGATGACGAACTTTTTCGGGGATCAACAACTGCAACAGCATGCCCTGTCGTTGAAACAGGTGCGCGACGCGCTCGACATGCGCAGTTTCATCCTGCAGAATTTCGAAGAAGCGCTGCTCGAAAAAGACCCTGCACAGCGAGCCAGTCGCATGAACTTCGTCATCGTCGGCGCCGGACCCACCGGCGTCGAGATCGCAGGCGCACTGGCCGAACTGAAGCGGCATGTCCTGCCGCACGATTACCCCGAACTCGATTTTGCAGACATGCACATCACGCTCGTCGAGTCCTCCGAACACGTGCTGAACGGCATGAGCGACAAGACCTACGCCAATGCGCGCGCGCAACTGGAAGCCCTGGGCGTGCAACTCCGTCTCGGCGTTCGCTTGTCGTCCTACGATGGGATGGTCGCGAAACTCAACGACGGTACCGAAATCCGTACGAGCGCGTTGCTCTGGACCGCCGGTGTCAAGGGTGCGGTGATCGCCGGCATCCCCGAGCAGGGTTTGGAACGCGGTAACCGCATCCGCGTCGACTCGTTCAATCGCGTGGCCGGTGCGGATGGTCTGTACGCGATCGGCGACGTGGCGGCGATGACGGAAGGCGGCAGTGCTCCGCATCCGATGCTGGGTCCCGTGGCCATGCAGCAGGGAAAGCTGCTCGCGAAAAATCTCAACCGTCCGAAAGGTCAGGCCTGGCAGCCGTTCGTGTACAAAGACCGGGGCACCATGGCCACCATCGGCCGCAGCAAGGCGGTCGCGGAACTGGCCGGCGGCATTCGCCTTAAAGGCTTCCCGGCCTGGATGGCCTGGCTGTTCATCCACCTCGTGCTGCTCGTCGGCTTCCGCAACCGTGTGGTGGTTTTCTTCAACTGGATCTGGAACTACTTTTCCTACGACCGGGCGATCCGGTTGATCATACGACCGTACAAAGGCCGAACGAACAATAGTTGA
- a CDS encoding ribosome assembly cofactor RimP, with product MTLHDEIARLTQEKIAGSPLFLVEVKVSPNKVTVYLDHPKGVGIEDCVAVSRHLQSAFDGTPVFEQHELEVSSPGMDEPLKVLPQYHKRIGRRVNVITFDGLKHTGTLVSADDLGIELDREIARKVNGRKQITHESVRLPFEQIKETRVIFNFDQLR from the coding sequence ATGACTCTGCACGACGAGATCGCCCGGTTGACCCAGGAAAAGATCGCCGGCAGTCCGCTCTTCCTGGTGGAAGTCAAGGTTTCCCCGAACAAAGTGACGGTGTACCTGGACCATCCAAAAGGAGTCGGAATCGAAGATTGCGTTGCCGTTTCCCGGCATTTGCAATCGGCCTTCGACGGCACCCCGGTGTTCGAGCAACATGAATTGGAAGTCAGCTCACCCGGCATGGATGAGCCGCTGAAAGTGCTGCCCCAGTACCACAAGCGGATCGGCCGGCGGGTGAACGTGATCACCTTCGATGGTCTGAAGCACACCGGCACGCTGGTGTCGGCCGACGACCTGGGCATCGAGCTTGACCGCGAGATCGCCCGCAAGGTGAACGGACGAAAGCAGATCACGCACGAGTCGGTGCGTCTGCCGTTTGAACAGATCAAGGAAACACGAGTTATCTTTAATTTCGACCAACTGCGTTAA
- the nusA gene encoding transcription termination/antitermination protein NusA, with amino-acid sequence MKKTLTRNEHSELVEAFSEFKDLKNIDRASMMSILEDVFKNMLKKKYGTADNFDIVINTDKGDLEAFRNRLIVDDGAVEDPSTQIEYSEAILIEPDFEVGEEVSEKVRFTDFGRRAVLAARQNLMARVQELEKESIFQKYKNRVGEIITGEVYQVWKKEMLVMDDDGNELILPKSEQIPADFFKKGDAVRAVVLRVEMINGTPKIVLSRTSPLFLEKLFELEVPEVFDGLITIKKIVREPGERAKVAVESYDDRIDPVGACVGMKGSRIHGIVRELRNENIDVINYTNNIPLFISRALSPAKISSIKLDDEKKRASVFLKPDQISLAIGKGGNNIKLAGRLTGFEIDVFRESEEDSEDVDLDEFTDEIEPWIIDELKAIGCDTAKSVLDLPIDDLVARTDLEEETIREVIRILRAEFE; translated from the coding sequence ATGAAAAAGACACTGACCCGCAACGAGCACTCTGAACTGGTAGAAGCCTTCTCCGAGTTCAAGGACTTGAAGAACATCGACCGCGCGAGCATGATGAGCATTCTCGAGGACGTGTTCAAGAACATGCTGAAGAAGAAGTACGGTACGGCCGACAACTTCGATATCGTGATCAACACTGACAAAGGAGATCTCGAGGCTTTCCGTAACCGCCTGATCGTGGACGACGGCGCGGTGGAAGATCCTTCGACCCAGATCGAGTACTCGGAAGCGATCCTGATCGAGCCCGACTTCGAAGTGGGCGAAGAAGTGTCGGAAAAAGTCCGTTTCACCGACTTCGGTCGTCGCGCCGTGCTGGCCGCCCGTCAGAACCTGATGGCCCGGGTGCAGGAACTCGAAAAAGAGAGCATCTTCCAGAAGTACAAGAACCGCGTGGGTGAGATCATCACCGGCGAAGTGTACCAGGTCTGGAAAAAAGAAATGCTGGTGATGGACGACGACGGCAACGAGTTGATCCTGCCGAAGTCGGAACAGATCCCGGCCGACTTTTTCAAAAAGGGCGACGCCGTGCGCGCCGTGGTCTTGCGTGTGGAGATGATAAACGGTACGCCGAAGATCGTGTTGTCGCGCACCTCTCCCCTCTTCCTCGAAAAACTGTTCGAACTCGAAGTACCGGAAGTATTCGACGGGCTCATCACGATCAAGAAGATCGTGCGCGAGCCGGGCGAGCGCGCCAAGGTGGCCGTTGAAAGCTACGACGACCGCATCGATCCGGTGGGCGCCTGCGTCGGTATGAAAGGTTCGCGCATCCACGGCATCGTACGTGAGTTGCGGAACGAGAACATCGACGTCATCAACTATACGAACAACATTCCGCTCTTCATCTCCCGCGCCTTGTCGCCGGCCAAGATCTCTTCGATCAAGCTGGACGACGAGAAGAAGCGCGCTTCGGTGTTCCTCAAGCCGGACCAGATTTCCCTGGCGATCGGCAAGGGCGGTAACAATATCAAACTGGCCGGCCGTCTGACCGGCTTTGAGATCGACGTATTCCGTGAGTCGGAGGAAGACTCGGAAGACGTGGACCTCGACGAATTCACCGACGAGATCGAACCGTGGATCATCGACGAACTCAAGGCGATCGGTTGCGATACGGCCAAGAGCGTACTCGATCTCCCGATCGACGATCTGGTTGCACGTACCGACCTGGAGGAAGAGACGATCCGCGAGGTCATCCGCATCCTCCGCGCGGAATTCGAGTAA
- the infB gene encoding translation initiation factor IF-2, with amino-acid sequence MAEAEKTIRLSKAVREFNLSMDHIVDFLTKKGIQVESNPNTKLPGEAYALLLKEFQHDKSLKEEAQQLAQSKVKREGAVVLDAQDQKKPASRKEDESREILIKNVAGATGAPTETPKKKKAEPEAKPEADVKPAAKAKKAKEETPAEEEVIKAKAEKVDGPKVLGKIDIEAETKAPKKTTSRKKKTDEPEAAAPAEVPAPAPIPTPTPVAETPVVPEAPVSPAPAVAAETPVTPAAPAAPVATPPATPETPAKDADSEVHRVQFANLTGPTVLGKIELPTETRRKPAASSDGEKKKRKRTERKGGGTPVPQDKQRGAGSTDRNAQQQKARKPGEKTEISDKEIQDKIKATLARLSGGGKSKASKIRRAKREERAEERELESLEQGQKIIKVTEFVTANELAKLMNVTVTEIISTCMSLGLFVSINQRLDAETLSVVAEEFGFKVEFVSADVQDSVKVEEDSADDLKPRSPIVTVMGHVDHGKTSLLDYVRKANVIAGEAGGITQHIGAYEVQLENGKKITFLDTPGHEAFTAMRARGAKVTDVAIIVVSADDSVMPQTVEAINHAQAAGVPMVFAINKIDKPEANPERIKEQLAKMNILVEDWGGKYQCQEISAKKGLNVDKLLEKVLLEAELLDLKANPDRRANGTVIESSLDKGRGYVMTVLVQGGTLRVGDILLAGCYSGRVKALFNERGFRSKEAGPSAPAQVLGMTGAPQAGDVFVVMEDEREARDIANKRLQLQREQGIRTHKHITLDEIGRRLAIGNFKELNVIIKGDVDGSIEALTDAILKLSTQEVQVNVIHKSVGQISESDVLLASASNAIIIGFQVRPSTSARKLAENEEIEIRLYSIIYDAINELKQAMEGMLAPEYQEKIVGNIEIREIFKIPKVGTVAGCMVLDGKISRNTKVRVVRDGIVQYSGELGSLKRFKDDVKDVSAGYECGLSVQNFNDIRVGDIIEGYEQVAVKRTLA; translated from the coding sequence ATGGCAGAAGCAGAAAAAACGATCCGACTCAGCAAAGCGGTCAGGGAATTCAACCTGAGCATGGACCACATCGTGGACTTCCTGACCAAGAAAGGCATCCAGGTTGAAAGCAACCCGAACACCAAGTTGCCCGGGGAGGCATATGCCTTGCTGTTGAAGGAATTCCAGCATGATAAGTCCCTGAAGGAAGAAGCCCAGCAATTGGCTCAGTCCAAAGTCAAGCGCGAAGGCGCTGTGGTGCTGGACGCCCAGGATCAGAAGAAGCCTGCTTCCCGCAAGGAAGATGAGTCGCGTGAGATTCTGATCAAGAACGTAGCCGGTGCAACCGGTGCGCCGACCGAGACACCGAAGAAGAAGAAGGCCGAACCGGAAGCCAAGCCGGAAGCGGACGTCAAACCTGCCGCAAAAGCCAAGAAAGCCAAGGAAGAAACTCCTGCCGAAGAAGAGGTCATCAAAGCCAAGGCCGAAAAGGTCGACGGCCCGAAGGTTTTGGGCAAGATCGATATCGAAGCTGAAACCAAGGCACCGAAGAAGACCACCAGCCGTAAGAAGAAAACCGACGAACCGGAAGCAGCCGCACCGGCTGAAGTTCCGGCTCCCGCTCCTATCCCGACTCCGACACCGGTTGCCGAAACTCCTGTGGTTCCGGAAGCACCGGTAAGTCCGGCTCCTGCTGTAGCTGCCGAAACACCGGTCACGCCCGCGGCACCTGCAGCACCCGTTGCGACACCGCCCGCTACTCCCGAGACGCCGGCCAAGGACGCCGACTCCGAAGTTCACCGAGTACAGTTCGCCAACCTGACCGGTCCGACCGTACTGGGTAAGATCGAACTGCCGACTGAAACGCGCCGCAAGCCGGCCGCGTCTTCCGACGGCGAGAAGAAAAAACGCAAGCGTACCGAACGCAAAGGCGGCGGCACACCTGTTCCGCAGGACAAGCAACGCGGCGCGGGCTCTACGGACCGCAATGCCCAACAGCAGAAAGCCCGCAAGCCGGGCGAGAAAACCGAGATCAGCGACAAGGAGATCCAGGACAAGATCAAAGCTACCCTGGCCCGCCTGAGCGGTGGCGGAAAATCGAAGGCTTCCAAGATCCGACGTGCCAAGCGCGAAGAGCGTGCGGAAGAGCGCGAACTGGAATCACTCGAACAGGGCCAGAAGATCATCAAGGTCACCGAATTCGTTACGGCGAATGAACTGGCCAAGCTGATGAACGTCACGGTCACCGAGATCATCTCGACCTGTATGTCGCTCGGTCTGTTCGTTTCGATCAACCAACGCCTCGACGCGGAAACCCTGAGCGTGGTCGCGGAAGAATTCGGCTTCAAAGTCGAGTTCGTCTCCGCCGACGTACAGGACTCCGTGAAAGTGGAAGAAGACAGCGCCGACGACCTCAAGCCGCGCAGCCCGATCGTCACCGTGATGGGTCACGTCGACCACGGTAAGACCTCCCTGCTCGACTACGTCCGCAAGGCGAACGTGATCGCGGGAGAAGCGGGTGGCATCACCCAGCACATCGGCGCTTACGAAGTACAGCTCGAGAACGGCAAGAAGATCACCTTCCTCGATACGCCGGGTCACGAAGCCTTTACGGCCATGCGCGCACGCGGCGCCAAGGTCACCGACGTCGCCATCATCGTCGTTTCGGCGGATGACAGCGTCATGCCACAGACGGTGGAAGCCATCAACCACGCCCAGGCGGCGGGGGTACCGATGGTGTTCGCCATTAACAAGATCGATAAGCCCGAAGCCAACCCCGAGCGCATCAAGGAACAACTTGCCAAGATGAACATCCTCGTGGAAGACTGGGGCGGTAAATACCAGTGTCAGGAGATCAGCGCCAAGAAAGGCCTGAACGTCGACAAGCTGCTCGAGAAAGTGTTGCTGGAAGCCGAACTCCTCGACCTGAAAGCCAACCCGGACCGCCGCGCGAACGGTACGGTCATCGAATCCTCGCTCGACAAGGGCCGCGGTTACGTGATGACGGTACTCGTACAAGGCGGCACCCTGCGTGTCGGCGACATCCTGCTCGCGGGTTGCTACAGCGGCCGCGTGAAAGCCCTCTTCAACGAACGCGGCTTCCGGTCGAAAGAAGCCGGTCCTTCGGCTCCCGCGCAGGTGCTCGGTATGACGGGCGCTCCGCAAGCCGGCGACGTGTTCGTGGTCATGGAAGACGAACGCGAAGCGCGCGACATCGCCAACAAGCGACTCCAGTTGCAGCGTGAGCAGGGCATCCGTACCCACAAGCACATCACCCTCGACGAGATCGGTCGTCGTCTGGCGATCGGCAACTTCAAGGAGCTGAACGTGATCATCAAGGGCGACGTGGACGGTTCGATCGAAGCGCTCACCGACGCCATCCTGAAACTTTCCACGCAGGAAGTACAGGTGAACGTGATCCACAAGTCGGTGGGTCAGATCTCGGAATCCGACGTACTGCTCGCCTCGGCCTCGAACGCGATCATCATCGGCTTCCAGGTCCGTCCTTCCACCAGCGCGCGTAAACTCGCCGAGAACGAAGAGATCGAGATCCGTCTTTACTCGATCATCTACGACGCGATCAACGAACTCAAGCAGGCCATGGAAGGCATGCTGGCGCCGGAGTACCAGGAGAAAATCGTCGGCAACATCGAGATCCGCGAGATCTTCAAGATCCCGAAAGTCGGTACGGTGGCCGGTTGTATGGTGCTCGACGGCAAGATCTCCCGCAACACCAAGGTGCGGGTGGTCCGCGACGGTATCGTACAGTACAGCGGCGAACTCGGCTCGCTCAAGCGTTTCAAGGACGATGTGAAGGATGTATCGGCCGGCTACGAATGCGGTCTGAGCGTCCAGAACTTTAACGACATCCGCGTGGGCGACATCATCGAAGGTTACGAGCAGGTGGCGGTCAAGCGTACGCTGGCCTGA
- a CDS encoding SPOR domain-containing protein, whose protein sequence is MKRSWLFSLLFLSGISVSAQDWIVTSNADSSLVIGRDKRYDLLVAKQRRLNITRQTVTGYRVQIYFGSNRPKASEVKIDFTSRYPDVPAYLSYQQPNYKVRVGDFRSRLEAQQFLGKIEGQYPTMFIVPDEVRLPGLK, encoded by the coding sequence ATGAAAAGGTCGTGGCTGTTTTCGCTTCTCTTCCTGTCGGGCATTAGCGTGTCGGCACAGGACTGGATCGTCACTTCCAACGCCGACAGTTCGCTCGTCATCGGGCGCGACAAGCGCTACGATCTGTTGGTGGCCAAGCAACGCCGACTCAACATCACCCGCCAGACCGTAACCGGTTACCGGGTACAGATCTATTTCGGTTCGAACCGCCCAAAAGCTTCGGAAGTCAAGATCGATTTCACGTCCCGCTACCCGGACGTCCCGGCCTACCTTTCCTATCAGCAGCCGAACTACAAGGTCCGGGTCGGCGATTTCCGCTCCCGCCTCGAAGCGCAGCAGTTTCTCGGAAAGATCGAAGGCCAGTATCCGACGATGTTCATCGTGCCGGACGAGGTACGGCTGCCGGGATTGAAATAA